Proteins encoded together in one Meles meles chromosome 7, mMelMel3.1 paternal haplotype, whole genome shotgun sequence window:
- the LOC123946050 gene encoding LOW QUALITY PROTEIN: olfactory receptor 6C75-like (The sequence of the model RefSeq protein was modified relative to this genomic sequence to represent the inferred CDS: inserted 1 base in 1 codon), with product MRNHTTVTEFILLGLTDDPQWQVVLFIFLLVTYMLSVTGNLIIFTLTLTNPHLQIPIYFFLRNFSFLEISFTSVCIPRFLVTIMTRDRTITYNSCVTQLFFFIFLGVTEFYLLAAMSYDRYVAICKPLHYMTIMSSRVCFLLVFSSWLAGFLVIFPPVMLLLKLDFCDSNIINHFICDSSPILQLSCTNIHFLELMAFFFLAVVTLMVTLTLVILSYTYIIRTILRIPSMSQRKKXFSTCSSHMIVVSLSYGSCIFMYMKPSARKRVTLNKGVAVLNTSVAPLLNPFTYTLRNQQVKQSFKNMTQRMVFSSNK from the exons atgagaaatCACACAACAGTGACAGAGTTTATTCTTCTCGGGTTGACAGATGACCCACAGTGGCAGGTTGTacttttcatatttcttcttgTTACCTACATGCTCAGCGTGACTGGGAACCTGATCATTTTCACCCTCACCCTTACAAATCCTCACCTGCAGATTCCAATATATTTCTTCCTTCGAAACTTCTCATTCCTAGAAATATCATTCACATCTGTCTGCATTCCCAGATTCCTTGTCACTATCATGACGAGGGACAGAACCATTACCTACAACAGTTGTGTGACTCagctatttttctttatcttcttgggGGTGACAGAGTTTTACCTTCTGGCTGCTatgtcctatgaccgctatgtggccatctgcaaacctcTACATTACATGACCATCATGAGCAGCAGAGTGTGCTTCCTTCTTGTCTTTAGCTCATGGCTTGCAGGATTCTTGGTCATCTTTCCACCAGTAATGCTGCTGCTGAAGTTGGATTTCTGTGACTCCAATATAATCAATCATTTTATCTGTGACTCTTCTCCAATTCTACAGCTTTCTTGTACAAACATTCACTTTCTAGAActcatggcatttttttttttagcggtGGTAACACTTATGGTCACCTTAACATTAGTTATTCTCTCTTACACATACATCATCCGGACAATTCTGAGAATTCCTTCCATGAGTCAAAGGAAAA CCTTTTCCACTTGTTCCTCCCACATGATAGTGGTCTCCCTCTCCTATGGTAGCTGTATCTTCATGTACATGAAGCCTTCCGCAAGGAAAAGGGTGACTTTAAATAAAGGAGTAGCTGTGCTTAATACCTCAGTGGCTCCTCTCCTGAATCCTTTCACATATACACTAAGAAATCAGCAGGTAAAGCAATCCTTCAAAAACATGACCCAGAGAATGGTCttctcttcaaataaatga